A region from the Cryptosporangium arvum DSM 44712 genome encodes:
- the rpmH gene encoding 50S ribosomal protein L34 produces MSKRTYQPNNRRRAKTHGFRLRMRTRAGRAIIAARRLKGRARLSA; encoded by the coding sequence GTGAGCAAGCGCACCTACCAGCCGAACAACCGCCGCCGCGCGAAGACCCACGGCTTCCGGCTGCGCATGCGCACGCGTGCGGGGCGGGCCATCATTGCCGCACGGCGCCTCAAGGGGCGCGCGCGCCTCTCCGCCTGA